GTACTACGGAAGGAAAAAAGACAAGAACAGAGCAGAAAACACCCATTTTTTAGCAAATCCAAAAGGTCTAAACGAGTTCATTATTAAACCCAAATGGGTAAAATTTTAAAAGATTTATAGGGTAATTTTAATTTTCTTCTTTAGCTCATTTCCCAGATGATCAACAACTGTTATTACATAGCTCCCTTCTTTAGGTTGAATCCCCAATTCGTGAAACTTTGTAGTCTTCCCCTGATAATGACCATCTATATACCAGAATAAAACAGCATTTTCATCAGAATGAGTAACTTTTAAAACAACATCATTCCTCTGGCCATTAAAATCTTTAGGCAGGTATATTTTGTTTTGATTTTTCGGATATATAAATGCCATTAGCTTTTCATTTACACGCAAACAAGAGTTTTTAAAGTCCGGGAGTTGTTGATAAAAAGGGTTTTTCTTTTTATAATAATATTCCATTACCGGAGGTAAAATAAACCAGGATTTTTGCACAATATCCGTAGCCTTTTCACACGAAGTATTTACCAGGTACTCTCCGGTTTTATTCAGGTGAACTATTTTGTGATATGGACATGGTTTGGAATGTAAACCTGTAATAGAGACATCTGCCGATATTTTCTCTTCACAAAGTTCGGTAGCTCTATATCCGCTTTTGCTGCATACTTCTTCCGTGACCATTTCATTTAGAGGCATATCAAACCATCGGCTTTTTGGAAGTTTATCAAATACTTCAAATAATATGGGAGCTGCTGTTTGAATACCGATCAGTCCGGGTCTTCCTTCCCCGTCTGCATTGCCTACCCAAACACCCACTACATAATCTTTGGAAGTTCCAATAGCCCAGGCATCTCTGTAACCAAAACTTGTTCCTGTTTTCCACGCAATCTCTTTTGAAGAATCAAAATATTCCCAATTCTGATTTGCTCCCGGCCTGTATACCTCTTTCAAGCTCTCAAAAGTAAGGTATATAGATGCTGCATTTATCAAATTTTTTTCCTGCTTTATTTTACCAGGATTCATTTTTTCATCAAAAATATAAGTGGGTTCGCAAAATTCATTGGAGTAGTATCCCAATGTTTCATTATAATGGTTAATAGTAGAGGAAAAAGCAGCGTAGTTTTTACACAAATCCCACAGATTGCTCTCCGCGCCTCCCAGAATTAAAGTAAGGCCATAATGGTCAGGAGGTTGGTTAATATCATGAAAATTTAATTCTTGTAGGTAATGGTGAAATTTATGTAATCCGAATTCTTGTAGCATTTTTACTGCCGGAACATTTAATGAACGGGCAAGTGCTTTTTTTGCGGAAACGGCTCCGGCAAAATCCCGATTAAAATTTTCAGGCTGGTAAGTACCTATTTGTGTAGGTGTATCCGGAATTAAAGTTTCAGGTAAAATAATTCCGTCATCTAACATAGCTCCATATAAAAAGGGCTTTAAAATACTTCCCGTGCTCCTGGGCTTATCAATAATATCCACATCTTTTTGATGTTCTGAAGTTGTGGGCGTATTCCCTATATATGTGAAAACCTGGCGTGTTTTTACATCTAATATCAAAATTGCAGCGTTGTATATTTCATTTTGAGATAATTTTTCATAATGAGCTTTTACTATTTGATTGACTTGCTTCTGTAAGTAATAATCAATAGTGGTTTTTACTACCTTCCCCTCTTTCTTTTTACTGATTTTTTGTAAAAGGTGTGGGGCTATTTGAGGAATAGCATAGGGCTTTGACGGCAGCTTTTCTTGTATGGATAATTGATAGGTCAGAGAATCTATAATGGAGTTCCGCAATAGTTTTTTCAATAGTTGATTTCTCTTCTTTAATAGCTTTTCTTGATTTTTCCCCGGATACATCAAACTCGGTGCATTGGGTAAAATTGCCAATGTTGCAGATTCTGCCCATGACAAATCCCCGGCACTTCTGTTAAAGTAACGCCAGGATG
This window of the Flavobacteriaceae bacterium genome carries:
- the pbpC gene encoding penicillin-binding protein 1C, whose protein sequence is MIWYAFCLPEKLFRESTSTVILSREDKLLGAKIAKDGQWRFPENAQVPKKFRHCLIHFEDEYFYWHPGFNPISIIKALIENAKQREIKRGGSTITQQVIRLSRKEFDRTYMEKLKEIILATRLEFRASKEKIISLWANNAPFGGNIVGLDAASWRYFNRSAGDLSWAESATLAILPNAPSLMYPGKNQEKLLKKRNQLLKKLLRNSIIDSLTYQLSIQEKLPSKPYAIPQIAPHLLQKISKKKEGKVVKTTIDYYLQKQVNQIVKAHYEKLSQNEIYNAAILILDVKTRQVFTYIGNTPTTSEHQKDVDIIDKPRSTGSILKPFLYGAMLDDGIILPETLIPDTPTQIGTYQPENFNRDFAGAVSAKKALARSLNVPAVKMLQEFGLHKFHHYLQELNFHDINQPPDHYGLTLILGGAESNLWDLCKNYAAFSSTINHYNETLGYYSNEFCEPTYIFDEKMNPGKIKQEKNLINAASIYLTFESLKEVYRPGANQNWEYFDSSKEIAWKTGTSFGYRDAWAIGTSKDYVVGVWVGNADGEGRPGLIGIQTAAPILFEVFDKLPKSRWFDMPLNEMVTEEVCSKSGYRATELCEEKISADVSITGLHSKPCPYHKIVHLNKTGEYLVNTSCEKATDIVQKSWFILPPVMEYYYKKKNPFYQQLPDFKNSCLRVNEKLMAFIYPKNQNKIYLPKDFNGQRNDVVLKVTHSDENAVLFWYIDGHYQGKTTKFHELGIQPKEGSYVITVVDHLGNELKKKIKITL